In Panthera leo isolate Ple1 chromosome F3, P.leo_Ple1_pat1.1, whole genome shotgun sequence, one genomic interval encodes:
- the IER5 gene encoding immediate early response gene 5 protein encodes MEFKLEAHRIVSISLGKIYNSRVQRGGIKLHKNLLVSLVLRSARQVYLSDPCPGLYLAGPAGSPAAPPQQPGEPAAGPPAGWGEPPPPAACAAWPETEPQPERPADPAPPRVGAAEPAAPVTGAGDALRAGEMEEAEAAWRRVEGPREAAEGGAGVFAGAEGPRGARRHCGCPPGGEDRPGALGACPRVDCRCAPRPAEDEPPAPPAVGPRKRGAAGVGGGPAGGPAPGSSPLKKPRRNSEEQPGGAEEEEEMETGNVANLISIFGSSFSGLLRKSPGGGREEAEGEESGPEAAEPGQICCDKPVLRDINPWSTAIVAF; translated from the coding sequence ATGGAGTTCAAGCTGGAGGCTCATCGTATCGTCAGCATCTCCCTGGGCAAGATCTACAACTCGCGGGTCCAGCGCGGCGGCATCAAACTGCACAAGAACCTGCTGGTCTCGCTGGTACTGCGCAGCGCCCGCCAGGTCTACCTGAGTGACCCGTGCCCGGGCCTCTACTTGGCCGGTCCCGCGGGGAGCCCGGCGGCGCCGCCGCAGCAGCCCGGGGAGCCGGCGGCCGGGCCGCCCGCGGGCTGGGGGGAGCCGCCACCGCCGGCCGCTTGTGCCGCCTGGCCGGAGACCGAGCCGCAGCCGGAGCGCCCGGCCGACCCGGCCCCGCCGCGGGTGGGCGCCGCGGAGCCCGCGGCCCCGGTGACGGGCGCCGGGGACGCTCTTCGGGCCGGAGAGATGGAGGAGGCGGAAGCTGCCTGGCGCCGCGTGGAGGGACCGCGCGAGGCGGCGGAGGGAGGAGCCGGGGTCTTCGCGGGAGCTGAGGGGCCCCGTGGGGCGCGCCGCCACTGCGGCTGCCCCCCAGGAGGGGAGGACAGGCCGGGGGCGCTGGGCGCTTGCCCCCGAGTTGACTGCCGCTGCGCGCCGCGGCCGGCCGAGGACGAGCCCCCGGCACCGCCTGCCGTCGGCCCCCGGAAGCGCGGCGCGGCGGGCGTGGGTGGCGGCCCCGCGGGCGGTCCGGCGCCCGGCTCCAGCCCGCTCAAGAAGCCCCGCCGGAACTCGGAGGAGCAGCCGGGcggggcggaggaggaggaggagatggagacCGGGAACGTGGCTAACCTCATTAGCATCTTCGGTTCCAGCTTCTCGGGACTCTTGCGGAAAAGCCCCGGGGGCGGCCGGGAGGAAGCCGAGGGAGAGGAGAGCGGTCCGGAAGCCGCCGAGCCCGGGCAGATCTGCTGCGATAAGCCGGTGCTGAGAGACATTAACCCTTGGAGCACAGCCATCGTGGCCTTCTGA